The following coding sequences lie in one Pontibacter sp. G13 genomic window:
- a CDS encoding Smr/MutS family protein, producing the protein MKFRVGQRVRYLHASGEGVITALIDNRTIEVDFGDDFPIEVDADELTPIDSTEQRYMGTKEDDADQAPIIQEKKTRNLRVMGTNVLDVSLVVVPLSDDRLELSLVNPEPTDMLATCYGRNKGKYTGLRSGTIDSGEVLPILRCSKQELHQYKSFYFQILSFVPGKGHPHAPFVIELPWNKGRIMDMPKYVAPVGREGWVFSLREDKQVKDVQAIKESEFVRVRKQDAPSKRETPEVDLHIEVLVKKPHELAPSEMLKTQLHKFHEVMSQSVVDHYAGVVFIHGVGTGSLKKSILAEMKKYTHVKSVSSADPKKYGNGATLVEFK; encoded by the coding sequence ATGAAATTTCGGGTAGGACAGCGCGTCCGGTATCTTCACGCATCAGGAGAAGGCGTCATCACGGCGTTGATTGACAATCGCACCATCGAGGTGGATTTTGGGGATGATTTTCCGATCGAGGTGGACGCGGATGAGCTGACTCCCATCGATTCTACCGAGCAGCGGTACATGGGCACCAAGGAAGACGATGCCGATCAGGCACCCATCATTCAGGAGAAGAAAACCCGCAATCTCCGCGTCATGGGGACCAATGTGCTGGACGTGAGTCTCGTGGTGGTTCCATTGAGTGATGACCGCTTGGAACTGTCCCTCGTCAATCCCGAACCCACCGATATGCTGGCCACCTGCTACGGCCGCAACAAGGGCAAATACACCGGTCTGCGCAGTGGGACGATCGATTCTGGCGAGGTGCTGCCCATCCTGAGATGCTCCAAGCAAGAGCTTCATCAATACAAATCCTTCTATTTTCAGATCTTGTCATTCGTTCCCGGCAAGGGACATCCGCATGCGCCGTTCGTGATCGAGTTGCCTTGGAACAAGGGCCGCATCATGGACATGCCGAAATATGTCGCGCCGGTCGGACGCGAAGGCTGGGTGTTTTCGCTCCGTGAAGACAAGCAAGTGAAGGATGTGCAGGCGATAAAGGAAAGCGAGTTTGTGCGTGTCCGCAAGCAGGATGCGCCTTCCAAGCGCGAAACGCCCGAGGTGGATCTTCACATCGAAGTGCTAGTGAAAAAGCCGCACGAACTTGCACCTTCCGAGATGCTCAAAACCCAGCTCCACAAATTCCACGAAGTCATGTCCCAGAGCGTAGTGGATCACTATGCAGGTGTGGTATTCATCCACGGAGTGGGAACGGGCTCACTCAAAAAGTCCATTCTGGCCGAAATGAAGAAATACACCCACGTCAAATCCGTCTCCTCAGCCGATCCCAAGAAGTACGGCAATGGCGCAACGTTGGTGGAGTTCAAGTAG